Below is a window of Pelagicoccus albus DNA.
GGGTTGCGTCCCTTCCGTGCGGACAATCGGTTCCACCAAACGGATACGCTCCAGCATAAGCCGAAAAACTGCCACCGAGAGGTCGTCATTTCCCGGAAGCAAGTAGGCCTGAATCAGGTCATGAGCGAGTCTTTCCAAATTAGGGGAAAGCACAAATGGACTGTAGCGGAAACGTTCGAGATCGGAAACATCCTCGATGTCGAAAGTAACAAAAAACCACAGCAGGTCTTCGCTTTCTGGGGCCGAGTAGTCGTGAAACTGGAACGGGAAAACGAGCAAGGCCTCCCCCGGATTCAAGGGAATGTTTCGGTCGTCCACACAAACCGTTGCGGCGGTTTTGAGATTCATAATGAGCACGCAGCGATGGTGCAGAGCTCTTCCGTTTTGGGGGCGGTTAAGGTCTGATGCTGCGAGGCGACAAAAGCACACGATGTTGTCCACGTTCGGTCGGGCGGAAGCCTGTTTGCCGATCAGCTGAACCATGGGAGAGGGAAGCAGCGGGATCATTTTCTCCAGATCCTGCGGGGTTTCATCTTCAGATCCTATCATTTTTGCTAAATCACTCATCGTTTTTGCGATTCTTTAGCAAGACCGATACCGCTATTATCCATAACGTAGCTTTCGGTCATTTTTTCCTGAAAATATCCCATTTTGTAAAAAACGAAGCGAACAGCT
It encodes the following:
- a CDS encoding helix-turn-helix domain-containing protein yields the protein MSDLAKMIGSEDETPQDLEKMIPLLPSPMVQLIGKQASARPNVDNIVCFCRLAASDLNRPQNGRALHHRCVLIMNLKTAATVCVDDRNIPLNPGEALLVFPFQFHDYSAPESEDLLWFFVTFDIEDVSDLERFRYSPFVLSPNLERLAHDLIQAYLLPGNDDLSVAVFRLMLERIRLVEPIVRTEGTQPAPSTLLSRVNQMALSSREMPSAKEMAATVGISESHLRARFRESCGISLGRHLRQLRLEKACGMLRLGTSRISEIAENCGFTSVYTFSRAFAHAYGMSPSEYRRIGNPPTPSTDS